The following nucleotide sequence is from Cytophagia bacterium CHB2.
TCGTTCCGGCATCGCGGTGTGGTGGACCGGCCACAACGGCTGGCTCATCAAGGCGGACACAGTGCTCATTGGAACCGATTTGTGTCTCGAGCAATCGGATCGCGCCATTCCCGCGCCGGTGTCGTCGTCGGAATTGGCAAGAGAGCTGGTTGTCTCATTCATTACGCATGAACACGGCGATCATTTTGAACGGGAAACCTCGAAGATTCTTGCGGAAAAATCCGACTGCGTGTTTGTGCTCCCAAAGAACTGTGTGCAAATCGCGCAGGCGGAGGCAGCCATCCCTGCCTCTCGAATCATCACCGCAACGCCCGGGCAGCCGTTTGCAGCCAGAGGTGTACAGGTCAAGCCGCTGCGAGCGATTCATGGCAATCCGAAATTTGCCGTATTTACCGAGGCCAATTTGGAGGATTGTGGTTACCTGATTACGGCTGGTGGCAAGAGTTTCTTGCAGCCCGGCGATTCGGTGTTGTTGGAGGATCATCTTTTCCTCGAACATGTCGACGTGCTGTTTTTCTCGCCGACGGAACACAACATGCATATCGACCGCTCAGTAATTCTTATCAACGAGCTCGAGCCGGAGTACATCCTCCCTCAGCATCGCGATACGTTCAAAGTCACGCCGGAGAATCGCTATTGGACCAGCGCCTACCCTTATGAAGTAAAACTGCTGCTGTCCAAGCCGCTGCAAGAACGCTATCACATTTTGGCGCTGGGAGAAAAGATCATCATCCGCTGAGCCGGCTCATTCCTGTGTTGCCAAAGAACAGAAATCGTAGCCTTGCCCCCTTGCGGGGCACTGTTGCAACCGTGAGTTTATTGGCTTCGATAGCCGCCACAAGGGGCGGGGACTACGAACCTGTTCATCCGACTGAAAACCGCTGTTGATTTGGTGATTTTCGGGAAGATCATCAGTACCGCTTTGGAGAAAATGTTTATGGAAAAGCAACTGCTACGAATCGTCATGGTGGGTGCCTTATTAATTGTATCTTCGTGCAGCAGTCCAAAACAGCAACCGCAGCAGCCGCAACAGAATTGGACGAACTTTGTCCGCATTGCCGGACATGGGTTGAACATCAACAATGTCGATAACATCATCAAGAGCGCCACGGAAACCCACGTTTTTGGCATCGAAACCGACAATGATATTCCGGGCCGTTACGAGAGTTTTCTTGATCCCACCGAAAAGCTGCAGGCCATCAAGGCGATTGCGGACAAGGCGCACGCCGTCGGCAACTATTCCTTTGTGTACATTGCCGGACTCGAATGCATCACCGCGAATGCCGACAAAACCGAGCGCACGTTTTTCAAAGAGCATCCGGACTGGGTGCAGCGCAAGCTCACCGGCGAGCCGGCGATCTTCGGCGGCGGCACCGCGTTTTGGATCGATGAAGGCGACGAAGACGTTTGGATCAGTCCCTATGCGCAGGAGTGGCGCACAATCTACATGGAACGCGTCCGTCAAATCGCCGCCACCGGCATCGACGGCATCTTTGTTGACATTCCCTACTGGATGACGCATTTCGACGGCTGGGAAGATTCATGGGCGAGCTTCGATGACTACACCGTTGCCGCGTTCAAGGCCAAAACCGGTTTGAATGCCAAAACCGACTTGAAGCTGGGAGATTTCAGCGATGCCAACTTTCGCCGCTGGATCGACTTTCGCATCGAGACGCTGACCGCGTTCATGAAGGAGGTCGATGACAACGTCAAGGCCGCCAATCCGGAGTGCATGACCATTGCCGAAATCTATCCGGGCATTGAGGAGAGTGCGGTGCGCGTCGGCGCGGATGTTTACGACATGTATTCTGTCGTCGACGTCATCGCGCATGAGTACAGCGGCGGCGGCGGCAACGCTGCTTCCAAGAATCCGCTGAATTGGTTTTCTTATCTCACCGGCATGTATTCGTTCCGCACTTTTGCCGGCGGCAAAGCTTCCTGGATGCTGACCTACTCGTGGGATGGCGACGAAAAAATCAATCCCGCCGAGGCGATGAAGAATCTGGCGCTGGCGAATGTGATGGCCGGCACCAATTGCTGGGATGCGCGCGGCCACGTGATGTCCGGCTCCAACGACATGGCGGCGCGTACGGAGATCTTCAAATGGATTGCCGAGCATGAAAAGACCTTCTATCTTCCGCGGCAGCCGATCAAACCCATTGGCGTTTATTTCTCCCCGCAGACGCGCAATTATTTCGCCGATGACTTCATGGCCTCCTACAAGGGCATGATGTATTTGCTGCTGCAGTCGCATCTCGAGTTTCAAATCGTCACCCCGAGAAACCGCCAGGACTTCGCAGGCGAAGTGTTGATTGTCCCTGATGCCAAATGTTTGAGCAAGGATGAACTTGGTTACTTCGAGCAGTATGCCAAATCCGGCAAGACGTTGATCATCACCGGTGAAACCGGCAAGTATGATGACACCGGACTGCTGCTGGCGTCGAATCCGTTGCACGAGCTGCTCGGCATCACCGACGCGACGCAGCCAGTGAGGCTCAGCACGCCGGTGAAATTCAGTTACACGCCGGATTGTGCGTGCAAGGCATATGCAGAAGTTTTGAAAAACGAATTCAATGAGTTTGCCGTGGACGGCGACTATCAAACCGCTCAATTCCATCAGCAGCTAACTAGTTTTGTCGGCGAGCTGACCGGCGTGCATGGCTACAAACCGGCGGTCGCCATCCAGGCCTCGCCGTTTGTCTCGGCGCAAATCGCCACGGTGGATGGCAAGCCGCACGTGTTCCTTGCCAATTTCAAAGGCCTGAAGGGCGACGAAAACGCCGTGCAGACGCCTGAGCAAAATGTCAAAATCACTTTTCCGGCAAAGCAGAATTCCAAAATATTTGCATTGCCGTTCCTGGGAGCGACTCAGGAAATCAAAGGCGAGTGGCGCGATGGTCAAATGGCTTGTGTGATTCCACAAATCGACAAAGGCATGGTGTTGTGGTGCGAATGAGCCGCCGGCCGACGGCGATGGGCGGAATGCGAGCTGCGAAGATGATGCAGCCTCGAAGTCTGACGGCACTTTTGCTGGCAGGTTTGCTTGGCAATGCAGCCGGCCAGGAACGCGAGCTTGGCCGCATCGTGCTCAGCGAGCCGGCCGGCTTGCCGCGAACGGAGGAGTACGTCGAAGTCAGTGTGCAGGCATCGCTCGATGAATTCTCCCTTTCGGGTGACAGGGTTTATGCGATCGCCGAAAACAGCGGCAAGAAAATCGAGTGCCAGATTTTTCAGAGACGAATTTTGCCCGCCGGGAAGCAGGTGCTGTTCTCGATCATCTTTCCGGTTTCATTGCAGCCTCACGAGCGCCGCGTGTTGCATCTCAAAACCGGACCACCGGATCCTGCGCAGACGAA
It contains:
- a CDS encoding MBL fold metallo-hydrolase; protein product: MMKSLTQFITSVIALVALSPAAAQTQDATTRLIDDIRAHRSGIAVWWTGHNGWLIKADTVLIGTDLCLEQSDRAIPAPVSSSELARELVVSFITHEHGDHFERETSKILAEKSDCVFVLPKNCVQIAQAEAAIPASRIITATPGQPFAARGVQVKPLRAIHGNPKFAVFTEANLEDCGYLITAGGKSFLQPGDSVLLEDHLFLEHVDVLFFSPTEHNMHIDRSVILINELEPEYILPQHRDTFKVTPENRYWTSAYPYEVKLLLSKPLQERYHILALGEKIIIR